In the Plectropomus leopardus isolate mb chromosome 5, YSFRI_Pleo_2.0, whole genome shotgun sequence genome, one interval contains:
- the LOC121943044 gene encoding lysophosphatidic acid receptor 4-like, with protein MFNITFENGTEVDLRNTAYALVFGSVTMLGLPLNAVSLWILLRSHSLKSPSNIFMVNLAISDLLLVITLTMRVYFYATGTWPLGNMACIWITMLFRNNIRSSSIFITFISMDRLLAVVYPLRSRHLRTSSNASKAVALVWLFVLVVNIPEGLDFARSLKSYNVSTCFEFRHKQLHRPALAYFQPVLVLTLLAVNVVSTALVSWTLRRHLNDSARIRNKVNVMLIFAMNLMMFIIFFLPVSLLVFFKSWGPARTPLICLASVNCCLDPLLYYFSFDGFWKRKEDVDTSVARE; from the coding sequence ATGTTCAACATTACATTCGAAAATGGAACAGAGGTGGATCTGAGAAACACAGCGTACGCTCTGGTGTTTGGATCTGTTACGATGCTGGGTCTGCCTCTCAATGCTGTGTCGCTATGGATTCTGTTGCGCAGCCACAGCCTCAAATCTCCCAGCAACATCTTCATGGTCAACCTGGCCATCTCCGACCTGCTGCTTGTAATCACCCTGACCATGAGGGTCTACTTTTATGCCACAGGCACTTGGCCTCTGGGCAACATGGCATGCATCTGGATCACGATGCTCTTTCGCAATAACATCCGCTCCAGCTCCAtcttcatcaccttcatcaGCATGGACCGGCTGCTGGCTGTGGTTTATCCTCTGAGGTCACGGCATCTTCGCACCTCTTCCAACGCCTCGAAAGCTGTCGCACTCGTTTGGCTGTTTGTATTGGTGGTGAACATCCCAGAGGGTCTGGATTTTGCAAGATCTTTGAAAAGTTACAATGTATCCACCTGCTTTGAATTTCGTCACAAGCAGCTGCACAGACCAGCActggcttattttcagcctgTGTTAGTGCTCACCTTGCTGGCAGTCAATGTCGTGTCCACTGCTCTGGTGTCTTGGACTCTGCGCAGACATCTCAATGACTCTGCAAGGATCAGGAACAAGGTGAATGTCATGCTGATTTTTGCCATGAACTTGATGATgttcatcatctttttcttgCCTGTGTCActccttgttttctttaaaagctgGGGACCTGCTCGCACGCCACTGATATGTCTTGCAAGTGTAAACTGCTGTCTGGATCCTTTGTtgtattacttttcttttgatgGTTTctggaagagaaaagaggatgTGGACACTTCTGTCGCAAGGGAATAG